One part of the Deltaproteobacteria bacterium genome encodes these proteins:
- a CDS encoding VWA domain-containing protein: protein MLNLHTLRLVRMMPLRRTAAVTGLTVLTTALTWGCKNASFGGKEQGVQGKKRGAVAGDLQAVDPKAYGTPTTDAISKAGWTQGPAVKSQIDGLFTPSVPTIGGNDEGQNGSIHNDSSGVLWLPCADQGLNASPLKSEFFAKEGAKVRVAGELCPTTQITGDVNVLFVIDRSGSMEGAGGEGPNDKTSGGSCGRLRAAQALTDKFKSMPNVNVRAGVVNFSTSARTAAGMAPLSQLPLNASLFCGADLAGLTNYYAAFSEATSVLSKIQGKKIVYFISDGSPTLGLGDARSSGLQAAQALRQVPDVTLYALFVGYTSGKTTNPQGYLEQITGDPQAVRVTTNAQELVQAASGLGQPIIVIKKEDIVAQLSSGNSNRAIKIERLEPSKDTPNRYHWVTEPFELISEAGKPTLQQLGVTATTSLGGTVSTTTDITYHRTTP, encoded by the coding sequence ATGCTGAATTTACATACCTTGCGGCTCGTGCGGATGATGCCGCTGCGGCGCACTGCAGCAGTGACTGGTCTGACCGTTCTTACGACCGCTCTGACATGGGGTTGCAAAAATGCAAGCTTTGGCGGCAAAGAGCAGGGGGTCCAGGGTAAAAAGAGAGGGGCCGTAGCAGGCGACCTCCAGGCAGTCGATCCCAAAGCCTACGGAACCCCCACTACCGACGCCATCAGCAAAGCTGGCTGGACGCAGGGCCCAGCAGTGAAATCGCAAATAGACGGACTCTTTACACCGAGCGTGCCCACCATCGGTGGCAACGATGAGGGCCAGAACGGCAGCATCCACAATGATTCCTCGGGTGTTTTATGGCTGCCTTGCGCCGACCAAGGCCTCAATGCGAGTCCACTGAAGTCAGAGTTTTTCGCCAAAGAAGGCGCTAAAGTACGCGTCGCTGGCGAGCTCTGCCCTACGACTCAGATCACGGGCGACGTTAACGTGCTCTTCGTGATTGACCGTTCGGGATCGATGGAAGGTGCTGGCGGCGAGGGCCCCAACGACAAGACCAGTGGCGGCTCATGCGGACGCCTCCGTGCCGCTCAGGCTCTGACCGACAAGTTTAAATCCATGCCGAACGTCAATGTGCGGGCTGGCGTCGTCAACTTCTCGACGTCAGCGCGGACCGCAGCGGGCATGGCTCCGCTCAGTCAGCTACCATTGAACGCCTCTCTGTTCTGCGGCGCGGATCTGGCGGGACTCACTAACTATTACGCGGCATTTTCCGAGGCAACCTCGGTTCTCTCAAAAATTCAGGGCAAAAAAATTGTTTATTTTATCTCCGATGGCTCACCGACTCTTGGTTTAGGCGATGCGCGTAGCTCCGGCCTGCAGGCTGCCCAGGCTCTGCGTCAGGTTCCGGACGTCACTTTGTATGCCCTCTTTGTCGGCTACACGAGCGGCAAAACTACCAATCCTCAGGGGTATCTCGAACAAATCACTGGCGACCCTCAGGCCGTGCGTGTCACCACTAATGCCCAGGAGCTGGTGCAAGCAGCATCCGGTCTAGGCCAGCCGATCATAGTGATCAAAAAAGAGGATATCGTCGCCCAGCTATCCTCGGGCAACAGCAACCGCGCCATTAAGATCGAAAGACTCGAGCCCAGTAAAGACACACCAAACCGTTACCACTGGGTCACCGAACCCTTCGAGCTCATCAGCGAAGCAGGTAAGCCGACACTGCAACAGCTAGGCGTAACGGCCACGACATCACTGGGCGGCACCGTTAGCACGACGACCGACATCACTTATCACCGGACCACACCGTGA
- a CDS encoding VWA domain-containing protein, with the protein MRTQGTLRLPRFAVAAGLAALTISLVFGCNQASFGGKETGAKGSRPSANGTGNDSTKNPGINGADPAIDPQAYGTPPTNDIKVPGWVQGQPLKDLVDALFAQGNNPTIGDAPGGGGDNGANQTAPGGGQGGGNGNVPVGAPGGGGPGDKGSLFSDASGVLWLPCNDQAKNDVPFKSEFFGKAGAQVRAAGELCPQVALTGDVTLLFVIDHSGSMEGALLEGPNDKTSGGSCGRLRAAQVLAEKYRAMPNVTARAGVVNFSTAARTAAGIAPIDQLPLSANVFCGADLAGFTNYYAAFSEAASVLANIPGKKLVYFVSDGSPTVGLGDARSSGLQAAQALRQIPDVTLFALFVGYTSGSANNPQGYLEQLTGDPKAVRVTANAQELVQAAASLGQPLIGIKKEDITAEVLSASGAREVKIDRLEARKDMPNRYYWVTEPFELEGQVGKPTLSQLDVSATTSFGTTVSARAEITYQMTAP; encoded by the coding sequence ATGCGTACTCAGGGTACACTTCGACTCCCGCGTTTCGCCGTGGCCGCAGGCCTGGCGGCACTCACAATCTCGTTAGTATTTGGCTGCAACCAAGCTAGCTTTGGCGGCAAGGAAACCGGTGCTAAGGGTTCGCGCCCATCGGCTAACGGTACTGGTAACGACAGCACTAAAAACCCAGGCATCAACGGTGCGGATCCCGCGATCGACCCACAGGCCTACGGGACACCGCCAACCAATGACATCAAAGTGCCGGGTTGGGTACAAGGCCAACCACTCAAAGACCTAGTGGACGCGCTTTTCGCTCAAGGTAACAACCCCACGATTGGTGATGCACCAGGTGGCGGAGGCGACAACGGTGCCAATCAGACTGCGCCGGGTGGCGGCCAAGGTGGTGGCAACGGCAACGTTCCCGTGGGTGCGCCAGGTGGTGGCGGACCGGGCGATAAAGGTAGCCTGTTTAGCGATGCGTCCGGGGTGTTGTGGTTACCGTGCAACGATCAAGCGAAGAATGACGTACCGTTTAAATCGGAATTCTTTGGCAAGGCTGGCGCGCAAGTGCGCGCTGCCGGCGAGTTATGCCCTCAAGTTGCATTGACAGGCGACGTCACCCTGCTCTTCGTCATCGATCATTCTGGATCCATGGAGGGCGCACTCCTTGAAGGCCCCAATGACAAGACCTCTGGTGGCAGCTGCGGACGCCTCCGTGCGGCTCAAGTTTTAGCGGAGAAATATCGCGCCATGCCTAACGTTACGGCACGCGCCGGTGTCGTCAACTTTTCCACCGCTGCGCGGACGGCAGCAGGAATTGCTCCCATCGATCAGCTACCTCTAAGTGCCAATGTTTTCTGCGGTGCCGATTTAGCGGGATTCACCAACTACTACGCCGCATTTTCTGAGGCGGCATCCGTCCTGGCTAACATCCCCGGTAAAAAATTGGTGTACTTCGTGTCTGATGGCTCGCCAACTGTGGGCTTGGGTGACGCACGTAGCTCCGGACTGCAGGCAGCGCAGGCTCTGCGCCAAATTCCGGATGTCACGCTTTTTGCCCTATTTGTCGGCTACACCAGCGGCAGTGCCAATAATCCGCAGGGCTATCTGGAGCAACTAACCGGTGATCCGAAGGCGGTGCGTGTGACCGCGAATGCTCAAGAACTAGTTCAGGCAGCGGCAAGCCTAGGTCAGCCACTCATTGGGATCAAGAAAGAGGACATCACGGCAGAAGTGCTCTCTGCCAGCGGCGCCCGCGAGGTCAAAATCGACAGATTGGAAGCACGTAAGGACATGCCTAATCGCTATTACTGGGTGACCGAACCATTTGAACTCGAGGGACAAGTTGGTAAACCAACTCTGAGTCAGCTTGATGTTTCTGCAACGACGTCTTTTGGCACCACAGTTAGTGCTCGGGCAGAGATCACGTATCAGATGACTGCACCTTGA
- a CDS encoding ATP-binding protein — MKFKRYLKPPEDSFLLLGPRGTGKSTWIQESIAADLAIDLLESDRFLELSRTPSLLRKMCEPLKEGAWVVIDEIQKVPGLLDEVHALYQKKKLRFAITGSSARKLKMNHANLLGGRLLDLQFYPLNGLELGDAFDLNSCLHYGSLPGIASDYSKSVPRLASYLTTYLRQEILEEAVVRSLDPFRRFLDIVGLTNGQLLNKESIARESQVKRTTVDHYFGILEDTLLGTMVSAWSPGLKTKESRHPKFYLFDPGVVSATAGLLNQPLESAFLGFQLETFVLGQLRAYLSQTFKLFPIYHYTINGSYDIDLIIQTRKPVMGKPGELICIEIKYGNKYRSEWTRGLRDFAGLSKDKIKATHLIYCGQDRMRDDGVDIWPVAQFITELFQGAVI; from the coding sequence ATGAAATTCAAGCGTTATTTAAAGCCACCCGAAGACTCGTTCTTGCTGCTGGGACCGCGAGGCACCGGCAAGTCGACATGGATCCAGGAGTCCATTGCAGCCGACTTGGCAATCGACTTACTTGAGAGTGATCGCTTTCTAGAGCTTTCGCGAACACCAAGTCTACTGCGTAAAATGTGCGAACCTCTAAAAGAGGGTGCATGGGTCGTCATCGATGAAATTCAAAAGGTCCCCGGACTCCTCGATGAAGTCCATGCTTTGTACCAGAAAAAAAAGCTGCGGTTTGCGATCACTGGCTCAAGTGCACGCAAATTAAAAATGAATCATGCCAATCTCCTCGGCGGGCGCTTGCTTGATTTGCAGTTCTATCCTCTTAACGGCTTAGAACTCGGTGATGCCTTTGATTTGAACTCTTGCCTGCACTATGGCTCGTTACCTGGCATTGCCAGTGACTACAGCAAAAGCGTGCCGCGACTTGCCAGTTACCTGACGACTTATCTTCGTCAAGAGATTTTGGAGGAGGCAGTTGTACGCAGCCTAGATCCATTTCGTCGGTTTCTCGACATAGTAGGGCTGACGAACGGTCAGTTATTGAATAAGGAGTCAATCGCTCGCGAAAGTCAGGTCAAGCGTACTACAGTCGATCACTACTTCGGTATTTTGGAAGATACGCTTCTCGGTACTATGGTGTCTGCTTGGTCGCCAGGACTAAAGACCAAAGAAAGCAGGCATCCTAAATTTTATTTGTTTGATCCAGGCGTAGTTAGTGCCACAGCTGGACTGCTCAACCAGCCTCTCGAAAGCGCTTTCCTAGGCTTTCAGCTCGAGACCTTTGTGCTTGGGCAATTACGTGCCTACTTGAGTCAGACGTTCAAGCTGTTCCCGATTTATCACTACACCATTAATGGGTCCTACGATATCGACTTGATCATACAGACCCGCAAGCCCGTCATGGGTAAACCCGGAGAACTGATCTGCATCGAGATTAAATACGGGAACAAATACCGCTCTGAATGGACCCGTGGACTGAGGGACTTTGCAGGTCTGAGCAAGGACAAAATCAAGGCCACTCATCTTATCTACTGTGGCCAAGATCGTATGCGAGACGATGGTGTCGACATCTGGCCTGTAGCTCAGTTTATAACTGAGCTTTTTCAAGGTGCAGTCATCTGA
- a CDS encoding ATP-binding protein produces MDGYQRTLNLPDLIRKNSFFLFGPRGTGKSYLIRNTLKDIAIKIDLLRSSIQMRLLQDPSLLESMIRAEIRPGTADSAVVVVIDEVQKIPVLLDEVHRLIEEHGWRFLLTGSSARKLKSQGVNLLAGRAWIAKMFPLTYAELPHFDLDLYLRFGGLPAVVNSSDPIEQLDAYVSTFINEEIKAEGAIRKLPAFVEFLRLAALSNGQLINFANIARDAGVSAPTVAGYFQILEDTLVGFQLQPWKKPTSRKSISTAKFYFFDTGVVNTLAGTKHVDRNSNLYGNLFETWIAMELQAYLSYRRIKDKLYFWRTDDKIEVDFIIEDRVAIEVKSTTKVSRSDLSGLAALKQDGLVAKYYVVSNDPLDRLLDEVHHLHWRTFMQKLWRDELPGLMPRSPSYHNTRP; encoded by the coding sequence ATGGATGGCTATCAAAGAACGTTAAACCTACCCGATTTAATCAGGAAAAATTCATTTTTCCTGTTCGGCCCCAGGGGGACAGGTAAAAGTTACCTGATCCGCAACACCCTAAAAGACATAGCGATCAAGATCGACCTCCTACGTTCTTCTATTCAGATGCGTCTTTTACAAGATCCGTCCCTACTTGAGTCTATGATCAGGGCCGAGATCCGCCCAGGAACTGCAGATAGCGCTGTCGTCGTTGTGATAGATGAGGTGCAAAAGATCCCTGTGCTGCTCGACGAGGTACACCGGCTCATCGAAGAGCATGGCTGGCGCTTTTTGCTCACCGGTAGCAGTGCGCGCAAATTGAAGTCCCAGGGGGTCAATCTACTGGCTGGTCGCGCTTGGATTGCCAAAATGTTTCCGCTAACCTACGCAGAGCTGCCGCACTTTGATCTAGATCTGTATCTTCGCTTTGGTGGGCTACCTGCAGTCGTCAACAGCTCGGACCCAATCGAGCAACTAGATGCCTACGTCAGCACCTTCATCAACGAGGAAATTAAGGCAGAGGGAGCGATACGAAAACTACCTGCTTTTGTCGAGTTTTTACGTCTAGCGGCCTTGAGTAATGGGCAATTGATCAATTTCGCAAACATCGCACGAGATGCTGGAGTCTCCGCTCCTACAGTCGCAGGTTATTTTCAAATCCTTGAGGATACGTTGGTCGGCTTTCAGCTACAGCCGTGGAAAAAACCAACATCACGTAAGTCCATAAGTACGGCCAAGTTTTATTTCTTCGATACAGGCGTGGTCAATACTCTAGCAGGTACAAAGCACGTCGATCGCAACTCGAATCTTTACGGTAATCTATTTGAAACCTGGATTGCCATGGAGCTCCAAGCATACCTGAGCTATCGCCGTATCAAAGACAAGCTTTACTTCTGGCGCACAGACGACAAGATCGAAGTAGATTTTATCATCGAGGATCGCGTCGCTATTGAGGTCAAATCTACGACCAAAGTGAGCAGAAGCGACCTGAGCGGACTCGCAGCGCTCAAGCAAGACGGACTAGTAGCTAAATACTATGTCGTCTCAAACGACCCCTTGGATCGCTTACTGGATGAAGTGCACCACCTCCACTGGCGCACTTTCATGCAAAAACTTTGGCGGGACGAGTTACCCGGATTAATGCCTCGTTCACCAAGTTATCACAACACCCGACCTTGA
- a CDS encoding ISL3 family transposase has translation MNDKDLYAQILGISFPWSVESVKLSIESNSITVALEFDQSYSFPCPECSAECPRHDKKPRRWRHLDTCQLDTIIECQVPRIKCTEHGVKMVSVPWAEKGSHFTLLFEALVIKWLEAAPVSAVSERMRIDWDSALRIQHRAVERGLNRRGPVTPIDISIDETSEKKGHNYLTVVSEGGCVLHVEAGRDKESIDAFWNTLSDEARAGVRSVSMDLWNAYRSSTLEYVPDAESKICLDRFHVAGYFGKAVNDVRKKEHRKLMAEGDETLKGTKYDWLRTSAAIDNRSRRSFMEVANSALKTSRAWALKEIAHGLWDYVYIGVAEREWKQLLSRMAKSRLEPMKTLAKSLKKQLWMIINAIRLKANSGNAESNNARIQKVKKMACGFRNTENFKMAVYFHLGGLDLQPDLLAT, from the coding sequence ATGAACGACAAAGATTTATACGCTCAAATTTTAGGCATCTCATTCCCGTGGTCAGTTGAATCCGTGAAGCTCTCAATTGAGTCTAACTCAATCACAGTGGCCCTCGAGTTTGACCAGAGTTACTCATTTCCCTGCCCAGAGTGCTCGGCAGAATGCCCACGTCACGACAAAAAGCCTCGCAGATGGCGGCATCTAGATACATGCCAGCTAGACACAATCATTGAATGTCAAGTCCCGCGGATTAAATGCACGGAGCATGGCGTAAAAATGGTGAGTGTCCCATGGGCCGAAAAGGGATCTCATTTTACGTTATTGTTTGAGGCATTGGTTATCAAATGGCTGGAAGCCGCTCCAGTGTCAGCGGTATCTGAACGCATGAGAATTGACTGGGATTCCGCTCTACGAATCCAGCACAGAGCTGTTGAGCGCGGGTTAAATCGCCGAGGCCCTGTCACGCCAATTGATATATCAATCGACGAGACTAGCGAAAAGAAGGGGCACAACTATTTGACTGTTGTCAGCGAAGGGGGTTGTGTACTCCACGTAGAGGCAGGTCGTGACAAGGAGTCCATTGATGCATTCTGGAATACCCTATCTGATGAGGCTCGTGCAGGCGTCCGAAGCGTCAGCATGGATCTGTGGAATGCCTATCGTTCAAGTACCCTAGAATATGTCCCAGATGCCGAGTCGAAGATTTGTCTCGACCGATTTCATGTTGCTGGATATTTCGGAAAGGCCGTTAACGATGTTCGAAAGAAAGAGCATCGCAAGCTAATGGCAGAGGGTGACGAAACTCTAAAGGGCACAAAATACGATTGGCTAAGAACAAGCGCCGCAATCGATAATCGCAGCCGAAGAAGCTTCATGGAGGTGGCAAACAGCGCGCTAAAAACATCTAGAGCTTGGGCGTTAAAAGAGATCGCGCATGGCCTGTGGGATTATGTGTACATAGGTGTAGCTGAACGAGAATGGAAGCAGTTGCTGTCGCGTATGGCGAAAAGCCGACTTGAGCCAATGAAGACGCTGGCAAAAAGCTTGAAAAAACAACTTTGGATGATCATTAACGCGATCAGGCTAAAGGCGAACAGCGGCAATGCGGAAAGCAACAATGCTAGAATCCAGAAAGTAAAAAAGATGGCATGTGGCTTTCGCAACACCGAGAATTTTAAGATGGCGGTCTACTTCCATCTTGGTGGATTAGACTTGCAACCTGACTTGCTCGCCACTTGA
- a CDS encoding ABC transporter permease: MDSYLLDICGASARLATPLIFAAMGGLICERSGVINIALEGMMLVGAFAAAVVTYDLSSPWLGLVAGGATGLLLAAFYGWIVLPLRANQIVAGTGINMLAYGLPPFCAKVLYDVTGSTPAIDLVHRFAYAPIVIALVLPVVLAAGLRFTRGGLWLQFAGEHPAALAAAGINVARVRWAAVLASGFFAGLGGASLSIFLSSSYSRNMTSGRGFIALAALILGKWKPVPTLVACLFFGLADAMQMRLQGIELQYLGKVPVQFIQILPYVVTIVVLAGFVGQARAPKALGK; the protein is encoded by the coding sequence ATGGATAGCTATCTCCTAGACATCTGCGGCGCCTCGGCGCGCTTAGCGACACCGCTGATATTTGCCGCCATGGGTGGCCTAATCTGTGAGCGCAGCGGGGTCATCAATATCGCACTCGAAGGGATGATGCTCGTTGGAGCGTTTGCCGCCGCTGTGGTGACCTACGATCTGTCGTCACCGTGGCTTGGTCTTGTTGCCGGTGGCGCGACTGGATTACTGCTCGCTGCATTTTATGGCTGGATCGTGCTGCCGCTGCGTGCCAATCAAATTGTCGCCGGCACAGGTATCAATATGCTGGCCTACGGTCTGCCGCCCTTCTGCGCCAAAGTGCTCTATGATGTTACTGGCTCAACACCGGCCATCGACTTGGTGCACCGGTTTGCCTATGCGCCTATTGTGATCGCGCTTGTGCTCCCGGTCGTCCTAGCAGCGGGGCTAAGGTTTACGCGTGGTGGCCTGTGGTTGCAGTTTGCCGGTGAGCACCCAGCAGCGCTCGCTGCTGCAGGCATTAATGTCGCCAGAGTGCGGTGGGCTGCGGTTTTGGCCTCCGGCTTTTTTGCTGGTCTCGGCGGGGCAAGTCTCTCGATCTTCCTGTCGTCGTCGTACTCGCGCAATATGACCTCTGGCCGTGGATTCATTGCTCTTGCTGCACTGATACTCGGCAAATGGAAGCCAGTCCCGACGCTCGTGGCTTGCTTGTTTTTCGGTTTAGCTGACGCTATGCAGATGCGTCTCCAGGGTATTGAACTACAGTATTTGGGCAAGGTGCCCGTGCAGTTTATTCAGATACTGCCTTACGTCGTCACCATTGTTGTTTTGGCAGGATTTGTCGGGCAGGCGCGCGCTCCGAAGGCGCTAGGCAAGTAA
- a CDS encoding ABC transporter permease — protein sequence MRNVAQSLRPVVAALVGLLLGVGLTAFAGENPWQVLVVIIQGAVGTSYDLGMTLFYATPLIFTGLAVALPFRAGLFNIGAEGQLLMGAVAVAALGVSLPNIPAPYSAVLAVLVAFAGGALWGAMAGWLRAYRGSHEVITTIMLNFVAAGLTSWVVLALIPSTDSQNPESAKIGAGYMWHAFSLFGGAPVTAALLLAGLVALGIWLALKYTVRGFELKATGLNTDAARFAGIDTRLTQLWVMAIGGGLAGLVGVAEVCGNSGRFRLGFSPDYGFIGIPVALMARAHPLGLVASALMFGILQKGTSELDLETDHVTKDLAGIIQAMVVLAVAADGALAWLMRLRRQTAAKGGRAHG from the coding sequence ATGCGCAATGTTGCCCAGTCGCTGCGGCCCGTCGTTGCTGCCTTGGTCGGTCTTCTTCTCGGTGTAGGGCTCACGGCGTTTGCCGGAGAAAATCCGTGGCAAGTACTAGTCGTCATCATTCAGGGTGCAGTCGGTACGTCTTATGACCTTGGCATGACACTCTTTTATGCAACGCCGCTCATTTTTACCGGTTTAGCCGTGGCACTTCCATTTAGAGCTGGTCTCTTTAATATAGGTGCCGAGGGCCAGCTGCTGATGGGTGCTGTGGCTGTGGCGGCTCTTGGCGTCTCGTTACCTAATATTCCGGCCCCCTACAGTGCCGTACTCGCTGTACTAGTTGCCTTCGCCGGCGGTGCTCTGTGGGGCGCAATGGCGGGTTGGCTGAGAGCCTACCGTGGCAGCCACGAAGTCATTACCACCATCATGCTCAACTTTGTTGCCGCTGGGCTGACGAGTTGGGTAGTGCTGGCGCTGATCCCGAGCACGGATTCACAAAATCCTGAGTCAGCCAAGATCGGTGCTGGCTATATGTGGCATGCTTTCAGTCTATTCGGTGGTGCGCCCGTGACGGCTGCTTTACTTCTGGCCGGTTTAGTCGCGCTCGGCATCTGGCTGGCACTTAAATACACCGTGCGCGGTTTTGAGCTGAAAGCTACGGGCCTAAACACCGATGCGGCTCGCTTTGCTGGTATCGATACGCGCCTTACCCAGCTATGGGTAATGGCTATCGGTGGTGGCCTAGCTGGACTTGTCGGCGTGGCTGAGGTGTGCGGCAACAGCGGTAGATTTCGCCTGGGATTTTCTCCCGATTACGGATTTATCGGGATCCCTGTGGCACTGATGGCTAGGGCTCATCCGCTGGGACTGGTCGCCAGTGCGCTGATGTTTGGCATTCTGCAGAAGGGTACCTCGGAGCTTGATCTCGAGACGGATCACGTGACCAAAGATTTGGCTGGTATCATTCAAGCCATGGTCGTCTTGGCTGTTGCGGCTGATGGAGCGCTGGCGTGGCTCATGCGCCTGCGTCGGCAGACGGCTGCCAAAGGAGGTAGGGCACATGGATAG
- a CDS encoding ABC transporter ATP-binding protein, translating to MRGVSKSFGSLRANADVSFAVRRGSIFALVGENGAGKSTCMNLLYGLHRPDQGQILINGQEHTWSSPRDAIKAGLGMVHQHFMLAAPHSGLDNIILGDEPEAALGSWLPKWLRPIVRSKAIDKLTRLMASHQLAVNLDALVNATPVGVQQRLEILKLLYRDAQILILDEPTAVLTPQEAASFYTNLAHLKEQGKTVIVITHKLSEVLTHADDYAVLRAGRIVATGTTDGLTEQTLAEQMVGRAVQLTAAKPPEPQLGGVALSCHQLSLGLKGEKPRLSQIDLTLRSGEILGIAGVEGNGQSELLELLADPHEYFRRHDVRGKLNAHGQLTMFGTDVRHMRAAAVRALGVGMVPEDRHRQGLLMDQDLTQNFLLGLAHEPEFSESGIIRSQVVQDRLREAIKEFDIRPASPSALAHGLSGGNQQKLILAREFARKPNLLICAQPTRGVDVGAIEFIHERILAARNAGMAILLVSSSLEEILALSDRIVVMYEGRLVGECERGVDEAKLGRLMGGVLD from the coding sequence ATGCGCGGCGTCAGCAAAAGCTTCGGCAGCTTGCGGGCTAATGCCGACGTGTCCTTTGCGGTGCGCCGCGGCAGTATCTTTGCGCTGGTTGGCGAGAACGGTGCCGGTAAATCCACATGCATGAATCTTCTCTACGGCCTACACCGGCCCGATCAGGGTCAAATCTTGATCAACGGTCAAGAACACACCTGGAGCTCGCCCAGAGATGCGATTAAAGCTGGTTTGGGCATGGTCCATCAGCACTTTATGCTGGCGGCCCCGCACTCGGGACTCGACAATATCATCCTCGGTGACGAGCCTGAGGCCGCGTTGGGGAGTTGGTTACCTAAGTGGCTGCGCCCTATCGTGCGCAGCAAGGCAATCGACAAGCTGACAAGACTGATGGCCTCGCACCAATTGGCGGTCAACTTAGATGCTCTCGTTAATGCCACGCCCGTGGGTGTGCAGCAGCGACTCGAGATCTTGAAACTACTCTACCGCGATGCCCAGATTCTGATCTTGGACGAGCCGACCGCCGTCCTGACACCACAAGAAGCGGCATCGTTTTATACTAACCTTGCTCATTTGAAGGAGCAGGGGAAAACTGTCATCGTCATCACGCACAAACTCAGCGAAGTGCTGACGCATGCCGATGATTACGCCGTGCTGCGCGCTGGACGCATCGTGGCAACCGGTACCACCGATGGTCTGACGGAACAAACTTTGGCCGAGCAAATGGTGGGACGCGCCGTGCAGCTGACGGCAGCAAAACCGCCAGAGCCGCAGCTTGGTGGTGTGGCGCTCTCCTGCCATCAGCTGAGTCTCGGACTCAAGGGCGAAAAACCACGGCTATCCCAGATCGATCTTACCTTGCGCAGTGGTGAAATTTTGGGAATCGCCGGCGTCGAGGGCAACGGCCAGTCAGAGCTCCTGGAGCTACTGGCAGATCCGCATGAATATTTTCGGCGGCATGATGTGCGGGGCAAATTAAACGCCCATGGTCAGCTAACTATGTTTGGCACCGACGTCCGGCATATGCGTGCTGCTGCCGTGCGGGCGCTTGGGGTTGGTATGGTGCCCGAGGATCGGCATCGCCAAGGCCTCTTGATGGACCAAGACCTCACGCAAAACTTTCTCCTGGGTCTCGCTCATGAGCCCGAATTTAGCGAATCAGGCATCATTCGCTCACAGGTTGTCCAGGATAGACTGCGTGAGGCAATCAAGGAATTTGACATACGTCCGGCATCGCCATCGGCACTGGCCCATGGCCTTTCCGGTGGTAATCAGCAGAAGCTCATTCTTGCGCGCGAGTTTGCGCGCAAGCCGAACCTCCTCATCTGCGCGCAACCAACTCGCGGTGTTGATGTCGGTGCTATTGAATTCATTCACGAGCGTATTCTAGCCGCACGTAATGCAGGTATGGCCATTTTACTCGTATCCTCGTCTCTTGAGGAAATTCTGGCACTCTCTGATCGTATTGTTGTCATGTACGAAGGTCGCTTGGTAGGTGAATGCGAGCGCGGCGTCGACGAGGCAAAGCTGGGTCGCCTCATGGGGGGTGTCCTTGACTAG
- a CDS encoding BMP family ABC transporter substrate-binding protein: protein MRQSLVWILASVLSLSVAQVATATSAYRVAVLLDKGGKDDKSFNAAAFKGTQEAEKNLGVKVKVLEGRDDNSAEPMLRSLASKRFDLIFAIGFSQAEAVKKIAAQFPDRHFVLVDAEVKAPNVVSVLFEEHEIGYLVGAMAALTTKSGKVGFIGGMDIPLIRRFYMGYEAGVKSQRPKDKVTINFTGVTGEAWNNPPKGKELAISQYDQGVDVIFAAAGATNMGVFDAAEERGKLAIGCDSNQNWVKPGFVLSSALKRVDNAVYRMIEDGQKGVFHNGTVRYGLADGGVDFALDDHNTKLLTPVILAKLAKIKSDIVAGKVKVPDYYVAAKAK from the coding sequence GTGCGACAGAGCCTGGTCTGGATACTAGCAAGTGTCTTAAGCCTGTCGGTGGCCCAGGTCGCGACTGCCACGAGCGCCTACCGGGTGGCCGTGCTGCTGGATAAAGGCGGCAAGGACGATAAGTCCTTCAATGCCGCGGCCTTCAAGGGGACGCAAGAAGCCGAGAAAAATCTGGGCGTTAAAGTCAAAGTGCTCGAAGGCCGCGACGACAATTCGGCCGAGCCTATGCTGCGCTCGCTGGCCAGTAAACGCTTTGACCTGATCTTTGCCATTGGTTTCAGCCAGGCCGAGGCCGTTAAAAAGATCGCGGCCCAGTTTCCAGACCGGCATTTTGTCTTGGTTGACGCCGAGGTCAAAGCGCCTAACGTCGTCTCGGTTCTGTTTGAGGAGCACGAGATTGGCTACCTCGTGGGGGCCATGGCCGCCCTCACCACGAAGTCGGGCAAGGTGGGGTTCATTGGCGGGATGGACATACCGCTGATTCGTCGTTTTTATATGGGGTACGAGGCTGGTGTGAAATCCCAGCGGCCGAAGGACAAGGTCACCATCAACTTCACCGGAGTGACCGGCGAGGCTTGGAACAACCCACCTAAGGGTAAAGAACTCGCTATCTCGCAGTACGATCAGGGCGTGGACGTGATCTTTGCCGCGGCCGGCGCGACGAATATGGGTGTATTCGACGCCGCGGAAGAACGCGGCAAGTTGGCGATCGGTTGTGACTCTAACCAGAACTGGGTTAAACCTGGATTTGTTTTAAGCAGTGCGCTTAAACGCGTCGACAATGCTGTTTACCGCATGATCGAAGATGGTCAAAAAGGCGTCTTTCACAACGGCACTGTGCGCTATGGACTGGCCGACGGTGGTGTCGACTTCGCGCTCGACGATCACAACACCAAGCTACTGACACCTGTGATTTTGGCTAAGCTGGCAAAAATAAAATCTGACATCGTCGCTGGTAAGGTGAAGGTGCCAGACTACTACGTGGCGGCAAAAGCAAAGTGA